A genomic window from Silene latifolia isolate original U9 population chromosome Y, ASM4854445v1, whole genome shotgun sequence includes:
- the LOC141630294 gene encoding uncharacterized protein LOC141630294: MVLCLRYVDNKLGEVIERLLGVVHVGDITSLTLKVAIEKLLGANSLTLSSVRGQGYDGASNMRVAKKNVDCSVLFYSLAILLNVIASSLKRKDILREKQAENVLKALQKGELVSGSGLNQEKGLSRPGDTRWESHFKTIFSVFDLFPSILDVLDALMSLVNFVMEVC, encoded by the exons ATGGTTCTTTGTTTGCGGTATGTTGATAATAAATTAGGAGAGGTGATAGAAAGACTTCTGGGTGTTGTGCATGTGGGTGACATTACTTCCTTAACACTTAAAGTTGCGATAGAAAAGTTGCTTGGAGCAAATTCTCTTACTCTTTCTAGTGTTAGAGGTCAGGGCTATGATGGTGCTAGTAATATGAGAG TGGCTAAGAAAAATGTTGATTGTAGTGTCCTTTTTTATTCTCTTGCCATTTTACTTAATGTAATTGCAAGTTCTTTAAAACGTAAAGATATTCTCCGAGAAAAACAAGCTGAAAATGTTCTAAAAGCAttacaaaagggtgaacttgtaTCTGGAAGTGGCTTAAATCAAGAGAAGGGTTTAAGTAGGCCTGGTGATACTCGTTGGGAATCTCACTTTAAAACCATTTTTAGTGTGTTTGATTTATTTCCTAGCATTCTTGATGTTCTTGATGCCTTGATGTCATTGGTGAATTTTGTGATGGAAGTGTGCTAG